A portion of the Lathamus discolor isolate bLatDis1 chromosome 5, bLatDis1.hap1, whole genome shotgun sequence genome contains these proteins:
- the IL22RA2 gene encoding interleukin-22 receptor subunit alpha-2, producing MPTREMLFSHGAALLRMRGIVLSSLCLLMHLLQENIATILVLENQDLQDSIKPQKVEFHSLNFNNTLHWQPGKARDARDTVYFVQYKVYGQSTWQNKADCWGIQNHVCDLTNETSDIQEPYYGRVKAALAGVYSNWSLSCRFTPWRETVIGPPTVAVVHSSKYIILKLQAPRSPYKGKRGSKIPMTNYYNLLYQVFIINNLLEKQHKVLVYEGKHKIIKVEDLRPGVSYCIMARTYVPMLDRSSAYSSRQCTMLK from the exons ATGCCCACAAGAGAGATGCTCTTTAGTCATGGAGCTGCTCTTCTAAGGATGAGAGGGATCGTGCTTTCCTCCCTCTGCTTACTGATGCACCTGCTTCAGGAGAACATAGCTA cAATTTTAGTTCTGGAAAACCAAGACCTGCAAGATTCAATTAAGCCGCAGAAAGTAGAGTTTCATTCTTTAAACTTCAACAACACTTTGCATTGGCAGCCTGGGAAGGCCAGAGATGCAAGAGATACAGTCTACTTTGTGCAGTATAAAGT GTATGGGCAGAGCACATGGCAAAACAAAGCTGACTGCTGGGGGATTCAAAACCATGTCTGTGACCTAACAAATGAGACCTCTGACATCCAAGAACCTTACTATGGCAGAGTGAAAGCTGCATTGGCTGGCGTCTATTCCAACTGGAGCCTCAGCTGCAGATTCACTCCCTGGAGAGAAA CTGTGATAGGACCTCCGACGGTAGCTGTGGTTCATAGCAGCAAATACATAATACTAAAGCTCCAGGCTCCACGTTCTCCTTATAAAGGGAAGAGAGGCAGCAAGATACCGATGACAAATTATTATAATCTGTTGTATCAAGTCTTCATAATTAACAACTTGCTAGAAAAG CAACACAAGGTCCTGGTGtatgaaggaaaacacaagaTTATTAAGGTAGAAGATTTGAGGCCTGGAGTCAGCTACTGCATCATGGCTAGAACGTACGTGCCAATGCTGGACCGCAGCAGTGCCtacagcagcaggcagtgtACCATGCTGAAGTGA